Below is a genomic region from Rhodococcus sp. WMMA185.
ACGACATCGCGGAACTAGATCCCGAAGGCGTCGTACCGATGAATGGTCTCACCTGTCGTTTCAACCCCTGGCCGTTCCCTCGCGGATAGCAGGCCACGCAGCAGGCCCTGCGGATGGCTCGATCGGGAAGAATCGGTTCCGGCAGGATGTTGGAACTAGGGCATCTAGACAACTAGGGCATCTGGACAGGCCATCTACGTGGGAAGCCGCGCAATCGTCAGGAGTGGACCGTGCTGCTCGACCGTTCTGTGAATACCCCCCAGGCACTACCGCCTTTGGTGGAACCGGATGCCGAACTCACCCGGGAAGAGGTCGCGAGGTACAGCAGGCACCTGATTATTCCGGATGTCGGTATGGCGGGGCAGAAGCGACTCAAGAACGCGAAGGTGCTTGTGATCGGCGCCGGTGGTCTCGGCTCTCCGGCGCTTCTCTATCTCGCGGCCGCAGGTGTGGGCACGATCGGCATCGTCGAGTTCGACGAGGTGGACATGTCGAACCTGCAGCGGCAGGTCATTCACGGCCGTTCGGACCTGGGTCGCAGCAAGGCCGAGAGCGCCCGCGACTCGATCCTCGAAATCAATGACGCTGTCGACGTCCGGCTGCACCAGTTCCGCCTCGAACCGGACAATGCAGTCGAGTTGTTCCGACAGTACGATCTGATCCTCGACGGAACCGACAACTTCGCCACCAGGTATCTCGTCAACGATGCCGCAGTGCTGGCGCACAAGCCCTATGTGTGGGGTTCGATCTACCGCTTCGAGGGTCAGACGTCCGTCTTCTGGGAGGACGCGCCGAATGGTCGCGGACTCAACTACCGCGACCTGTACCCGGAGGCACCACCGCCTGGCATGGTCCCCTCGTGCGCCGAGGGGGGCGTGCTCGGTGTGTTGTGCGCGTCGATCGGCTCGATCATGGCAACCGAAGCGGTCAAGTTGATCACCGGAATCGGGGAATCCCTGTTGGGCCGGTTGATGGTGTACGACGCACTCGATATGACCTATCGCACCATTACCCTCCGACGGGACCCCGCGCGGACACCGATCACCGAGCTGATCGACTACGACGAATTCTGTGGCGTGGTGTCCGAGGAGGGTCAAGCGGCGGCAGTTGGATCGACCATCACTGCCACGGAGTTGGCCGAGCTTCTCGACTCTGGCACGGACATCGAGCTGGTCGACGTCCGTGAGCCCGTCGAGTGGGACATCGTCCACCTACCGGGCGCGGTACTGATCCCCAAGGACCGCATTCTGTCGGGCGAAGCGCTGTCCGAGCTTCCGCAGGACAAACAGATCGTCCTGCACTGCAAGACAGGTGTGAGGTCTGCCGAGGCGCTGGCGGCGCTGAAGGAGGCGGGTTTCTCTACCGCCACGCATTTGCAGGGCGGCGTCATGGCGTGGGCGAAGCAGGTGGATTCCAGCCTTCCGGTGTACTGAGTGGCCGAGCCCGGCGAGTTGGGCCCGGTGCGTAGCCGGATATGCGGCCGCTGTATGATTGCCGATTTCTGATCAGCGCGTCTTCCACGGTGGCGGGGTTGGTCGGCGGTAGCGTTGGCGTTGTGAGCACAGGCCAACCACCTCTTCACGTGTGCTCCACGTTCGGCCTCCGGGACGTCGAGCCCATTGCACTCGGTGCGGACTGGGACGGCGGGTGGCTCTGTGGAGACGTAGTCCTGTCGTCCGTCGCCGACCACGCACGCGCGGCGTGGTCGGCCAAGGTTCGCGAGACCCTGGAGGTCGATGGGTTGCGGCTCGCCCGGCCAGTTCGTTCCACGGATGGCCGCTACGTTGTTTCGGGGTGGCGCGCCGACACATTCGTCGAGGGCACTCCGGAACCGCGGCACGACGAGGTCGTGTCGATGTCGGGTCGGCTCCACGCGGCCACCTCGAAGCTTGAACGTCCTCGCTTCCTGGCGCAACCGCCGCGGGCACCGGGGGAAGAGGTCGACGTGTTCGTGGCCGCGGACCGCGCAGCCTGGGAGAAGACCCCACTTCGTGGCATGACGGGCGCCGACCAATTCGAGCTGCCGTCGTCCGATGGGCGCAAGAGCCTCGAGCTGATCACCGGTCTCGCGACCCTGCGCAAATCTGTCACCAGCCCAGACCAGTTGGTGCACGGCGACCTGTTCGGCACCGTTCTCTTCTCCGGTGCACTTGCGCCCGGCATCACCGACATCACTCCGTACTGGCGCCCGGCGCCGTGGGCCGCGGCGGTGGCCGTCGTGGACGCCATCTCATGGGGCGGCGCCGACGAAGCACTCATTTCGCGCTGGGACGATCTACCGGAGTGGCCGCAGATGCTGTTGCGCGCCGTTCTGTTCAGGCTTGCCGTCCACGCGCTGCACCCGAGGTCCACGGCCGAAGCGTTCCCAGGACTCGCCCGTACCGCAGACTTGGTGCGCCTGATTCTTTGAGGTCTTTCCAAGTCGAGGTCGTTCCAGGTCGAGGTCGTTCCAATCGACTTTCCTGCTAGCTCAACAACTCGGTGAACAGGTCGCGCGCGGCCTGAGAGGCGCCGAGTTCGTCGCCCTCTACGACGGCGGCGATCAAGCGTGAATGCTCGTTGTGAAATCCCCGGCCATTGGTATGCACGCGCCGATTCACGGTCTGCTCGATCGAGGGCAGCAGCGAGTCGTAGAACTCGAGGTACACGGTGTTGTGGCTTGCTTCTACGACTGCGCGATGCAGTGCGATATCGGCGGCGATCGCCGCCTCGGCATCGGATTCGGTCCAGCGGCGGCGACGCTCTTCGGACAGTTCTTCGAGTCGTTTGATGTCGTCCGGTGTGCGCCGCCGAGCGGCCAGCGCGGCGGCGGTCACATCGAGTGCTTGGCGTAGTTCGGTGACATCGCGCTCATGGGCGGCCGAGAAGTACTTGCCGAGCGTGCCTCCTACATCGGAGGTGGCGATCACGTACGTGCCCGACCCCTGTCGCCGTTCGAGCATTCCGGCGTGGACGAGTGCCTGGACGGCCTCGCGAACGGTGTTGCGACCCGTCCCGGTCAGTTCGGAGAGTTCGGTTTCGGTGGGGATCTTCTCTCCGACGGCCCACCGGCCGCTGTGAATGTTGTCACGCAGCTGATCGGTGACCTGCGAGATGAGACTTGCCCGTTTGACCGGTCCTCCGAAAGTCATCCTGTCATCCTATGATTCCTGCCGTGAAACCTCAGCACGGTCGCCTTCTGGTCTTCTGCGCGATCGTGATGTCGGCGCTCGTCCTCAGGCTGGCGGTCACCTCGTTCTCCCCGTTGGCCTCCATGGTGGGGGAGGAGATCGGGTTCTCGCCGACCGTGGTGGGAGTATTCGGAATGGTGCCGACGGCGATGTTTGCGCTGTTCGGGCTGGGGACGCCGTTGATCGTCAAGCGGTGGGGGTTGGAGTCGACCGCGCTGGCCGCGATGTTGATGGCCGGAGTGGGGATGCTCGTCCGGGCTCTGATGAGCGACACGTGGTCGCTGCTGGCGCTGTCGGCTCTCGCTCTCGCGGGGATGGGAATCGGCAACGTGGTCATTCCGCCGCTGGTGAAGCGTTACTTCTCCGACCGTCTTGCGCGGATGAGTTCCGTGTACATCGTCGGCGTCCAGATCGGCACCATAGCCCCTGCCTTCGTGGCGGTCCCTCTCGCGGAGGGGTTCGGGTGGCGCTTCTCGATCGGTGTCTGGGCGCTCTTCGGTTTCGTCGCCGCGGTGCCCTGGATGTTGATTCTCACCCGTGTCCGGCGTCGCAGTTGGGCGCTCTCGGAGGTTGCAAAGCCTGTTGGCGGTCAGGTGGAGCAGCCTCCCGGTAGTGCCTGGCAGTCGCCGCTGGGGTGGGGAATGGCCGGCATGTTCGGAATGACCTCGATGATCACGTACTCGATGTTCGCGTGGATCCCCGACATCCTCGGCCGCGCCGGCGCGAGTGCCGCGTTCGGCGGTGCCATGGTGGGACTGTTCTCGTTCATGGGGCTGGTCGCGGCTTTCGGCGCTCCCACCCTGTGCGCACGAATGCAAAATCCGTTCCCGATCGTGGTCGGATGTGCCGTCTGCTACATCGTGGCCTTCGGCGGGTTGCTGTTCGCCCCGATGAGCGCGCCGATCCTCTGGATCGTGCTTCTCGGACTCGGGCCCAGCACGTTCCCCATGTCGTTGGCGCTGATCAACTTCCGCACGCGCAGCGACATCGGATCGTCGACGCTGTCCGGGTTCACACAGGGTGTGGGCTACGCCGCCGCCTGTCTCGGTCCGCTGCTGTTCGGCGTGTTTCACGAAGCATCGGAAGGTTGGGCGATGTCGTTCGGTTTCCTGACGGTCGGCGTGGTGGTCCTCCTCGTCGCGGCCTATCAGGCTTGTAAACCACGGATGCTCGAGGACGGCTGGCCCGCCCCCAGCCAGCCTGAGGTGGCCGTGCGGCACGCCTAGGAAGTGAGCCGCGCTCAGGGAACATTGCGGCAACCTCACATCGCCCCAGCCGGTCGAGTGAGGATCAATTGACGCTGTGGTCACCCGCCGCAGCACCATCGCAACAGCACTTTTCTACCTTTGATTCCCAACCGATCTGGTCGGGCATGGCGCCGTTCATGGCGACCGGGATCTTGGGCATCGACCCGACGGGTACGAAGGAGTGACGGCATGGGTAGCAGGTCAGCAGTAGTCATCGGGCACGGAATGGTCGGACACCGGTTCGTCGAGGCGCTGCGCGAGCGCGACGATTCAAACGATTGGTCGGTGACTGTGCTGTGTGACGAGCCGATTCCGGCGTACGACCGGGTGGGTCTCTCGTCCTACGTCGGCTCCTGGGACCACCGGGAACTCGCTCTCGCAGGCAACGACTACCCGGGTGACGCATTCGTCGACCTCCGGATCGGCAGTCGGGCGGCCTCGATCGATCGCGAGCTCCGCACGGTCACGACGGACTCGGGTGAGGTCTTCGATTACGACGCTCTTGTGATGGCCACCGGTTCGTACCCCTTCGTGCCGCCGATCCCCGGCCACGACCGGCCCGAGTGCTTCGTCTATCGGACCCTCGCCGACCTCGATGGGATCCGGGCACGCGCCGAGGCCGCCGGTCCCGGTGCCGCCGGTGTCGTGGTGGGCGGCGGCTTGCTCGGTCTCGAGGCGGCCAACGCGCTGAAGCTGATGGGTATGACGCCCCACGTCGTTGAGTTCGCGCCACGCCTTATGCCGCTGCAGGTGGACGAGGGCGGAGGAGCGCTTCTGGCCAACCTCGTCACCGACCTGGGTCTCACCGTCCACACCGGGGTCGGTACCTCCTCGATCACCGAAGGCCCCGAAGGCGTGAGCGTCGAACTCTCGGATGGCTCGGTGATCGAGGCCGCGCTGCTGGTGTTCTCCGCCGGCGTGCGTCCGAGGGACCAGCTGGCCCGCGACATCGGGCTCGACGTCGGCGAGCGCGGTGGGATCGTCACCGACCTCGGCTGCCGGACATCGGACGAGAACATCTACGCGGTCGGCGAATGCGCTGCGGTGGAGGGTCAGTGTTACGGACTCGTCGCCCCTGGCTACACCACTGCGGAGATAGTCGCGGATCGGCTACTCGGCGGTGAGGCAGAGTTCCAGGGCGCCGACTTGTCGACCAAGCTCAAGCTGATGGGTGTGGATGTCGCCAGTTTCGGCGACGCCCACGCGCAGGCGCCCGGTGCGCTCGAGGTCGTGCTCAGCGACGCCGCGAAGGGTACCTACGCCAAGCTCGTCGTCTCCGATGACGCGAAGACGCTGCTCGGCGGAATCTTGGTCGGGGACGCGTCCGCGTACGCGTCGCTGCGGCCACTGGTGGGCCGTGAACTCCCGGGTGACCCCGCGGCGCTGATCTCGCCGGCGGGGGAGAAGCCCGGCGCCGGCTCGTTGCCCGACGATGCCGAGGTGTGCTCGTGCAATGGCGTCACCAAGGGCGCGATCTGCGGGGCGATCGCCGAAGGTGCCTGCGACATCGCACAGGTCAAGAGCTGCACCAACGCGGGAACGACATGCGGCGGCTGTCTCCCTACGATCAAGCAGCTGCTGGCGTCGTCCGGTGTGGTGATGTCCAAGGCTCTGTGCGAGCACTTCGAGCAGTCCCGCGCAGAGCTGTTCGAGATCGTCCAGGCCACCGGCACCCGAACGTTCTCCGCATTGATCGCCAAATACGGCAAGGGAACGGGCTGCGACATCTGCAAACCCGTCGTCGCGTCGATCCTCGCGTCCACCGACTCGGATCACATCCTGCATCGCAACCAGGCGAGCCTGCAGGACACGAACGACCACTTCCTGGCCAACATCCAGAAGAACGGCACCTACTCGGTGGTGCCGCGCATGCCCGGCGGTGAGTGCACCCCCGAGCAACTCATCGTCATCGGTGAGGTGGCCCGCGACTTCGGTCTGTACACGAAGGTGACCGGCGGTCAGCGCATCGACCTCTTCGGCGCCCGCGTCGAACAGTTGCCGGCCATCTGGAAGCGCCTCGTCGATGCCGGCATGGAGTCCGGTCAGGCGTACGGAAAGTCGCTGCGCACCGTGAAGAGCTGTGTCGGGTCGACTTGGTGCCGGTACGGCGTGCAGGATTCGGTGGGCATGGCGGTCGACCTCGAGAATCGGTACCGTGGTCTGCGCTCGCCACACAAGCTGAAGTTCGGGGTCTCGGGCTGTGCCCGCGAGTGCGCGGAGGCCCGGGGCAAGGATGTGGGCGTCATCGCTACCGAGAACGGTTGGAACCTGTACGTCGGAGGCAACGGGGGTCAATCGCCGAAGCACGCACAGCTACTCGCTGGCGGTCTGGACGACGAAACACTGGTCCGATACATCGACCGCTATCTCATGTTCTACATCCGCACCGCAGATCGGTTGCAGCGGACCGCACCGTGGGTGGAGTCTCTCGAAGGGGGCCTGGACCACCTAAAGGATGTGGTCTGCAACGACAGTCTGGGTATCGCCGCGGAACTCGAAGCAGCGATGGCCAAGCACGTCGACGGGTACGTGGACGAGTGGGCGGGCGTCCTCGACGACCCGGAGAAGTTGTCTCGATTCGTCTCGTTCGTCAACGCGCCGGAGGAGGCCGATCCGACCGTCGCGTTCGATGAAACCGGCGTGCGGAAGGTCCCGGTTCTGATGGGAATGCCGGGATTCGCAACTTCTACACGGGAGTAATCCCTGCTTAACGGCGAGGAAACACCCATCCCGAACCATGGTCTTCACAACGGATACGCGATTTCGCGAGGGAAGGACTCCTCAATGACCGTCGTCGACATGAAAGTGCACAGCTCCAGCGGAACCAGGCGCGACAGCGTCACGTCGGGCCGACTCGAATGGACGTCGGCGTGCCCGCTCAGCCAGCTGATTCCCGGCTTGGGGGTAGCGGTGCTGCTGCGGGATGGGGAGCAGGCCGCACTGTTTCTGCTCGAGGACGGATCCCTCCGCGCCGTCGGCAACATCGACCCGTTCGGTCGAGCGGCGGTGATGTCCCGGGGGCTCGTAGGTGACCGGGCGGGAGAGCCGACCGTCGCATCACCGCTACTCAAGCAGGTGTTTTCATTGGTCGACGGTCGGTGCCTCGACGATGAGAATGTTCGGCTACCGGTGTATGACGTGCGGGTGTGGGCCGGCGTCGTTCAGATTCACAGCGCCCAGGTTCGCACTACGGGCGCGTGAACACCGTGACGTCCCTAGATGGATTCACGGTCGGGATCACCGCGTCCAGGCGTGCGGAGGAGCTCGCGACCTTGTTGACGCGGCGTGGCGCGGCGGTGGTGCACGCTCCGGCGATTCGCATCGTCCCGTCGGCCGATGACCGCGAACTCGAGCGCGTGACGTGCGAGATCGTTGCCGACCCACCGGATGTCGTTGTCGCGACGACAGGAATCGGCTTTCGCGGTTGGATGGCCGCTGCGGAAGGCTGGGGGCAGGCCGAGGAACTGGGCCGGGCGCTCGGGTCGAGCAGGCTGCTGGCCCGAGGTCCCAAGGTCGGTGGGGCGATCAGGGCCGCCGGGCTGGAAGAGGAATGGTCACCGGATTCCGAGTCCTGTGCGGAGGTGCTCGATCGCCTTCTCGCGGAGGGCGTCGAGGGACGACGTATCGCGATCCAGTTGCCCGCTGCCGGCCCGGACCGGGTCGAGGATGCTTGTGACGTGCTGCGCCGCGCGGGCGCCGAAGTCGTGGGCGTCCCCGTATACGGGTGGACTCCGTCCGAGGACCGGGCCCCGATGGACCGAATGATCGAGCTCGTCGCGACCGGTGGACTCGACGCTGTGACCTTCACCAGCGCGCCGGCAGCGTCAACGCTACTGAAACGAGCCGAGGAGACCGGAATGATCGAGATGGTGCTCCACTCGTTCCGGCATCGTGTCCTCGCGGCGTGCGTCGGATCGGTCAGCGCCGGGCCCTTGCGTGAACTCGCAATACCGGTGACCTTTCCGGAGCGCTCCCGCCTGGGCGCGCTGGCGCGGCACATCGAAGACGAACTGCCCTCTCGGGCCGACACGATTCATGCCGCCGGCCACGAGCTCAGCATTCGTGGCGGATGTGTCGTCGTCGATGGTGAGGCGAGGCAACTCCCCCCCGCCGCGATGTCGCTGATGCGCGCCCTCGGTTCCCAGCCCGGGCGGGTCGTCCCGAGGGAGGACCTGCTCGCGGCACTGCCCGGCGGAGGCGGCGACACCCACGCCGTTGAGATGGCGGTCGCGAGGTTGCGCGCGTCCCTTAAGGCACCGAAAGCAATACAGACCGTGGTCAAGCGGGGATATCGGTTGGCCGTCGACCACTTCGATGCACGCGTGGAGGGACTGTAATGACCGGGACAGCACTGGTATTGGTGGCACACGGAACGCGCAGCCCACGGGGGGTGGAGATGATCGCCCGGCTCTCGGACGCCGTCTCCGCGTATGTGTGTCACACCCGGGTGGCCTTCGTGGACGTTCTCGGGCCGTCTCCTTCCGAGGTGCTGCGCGACATATCCTCTCCAGCCGTGGTGGTCCCGGCGTTCCTGGCCTCCGGCTATCACGTCCATACCGACGTTCCGCGGGAGGTCGCAGACAGCGGGCACCGAGCGGTGTCCGTGAGTCGGGCGCTCGGACCCGATCCGGTCCTCGCGGATGTCATGCTGCGTCGACTCGTCGAGGCGGGGTGGCAACCCGGCGACGCCATCGTGCTCGCCGCTGCCGGGTCGTCCGACCCGCGCGCACTGCGTGACGTGCGCCGCGCCGCGGCGATGCTGTCCGAACTCGCAAACTCGCGGGTCAGGATCGGGTATGTCGCCACAGGGCAACCGCGCGTTCCGGATGTCGTCGCCGAACTCCGTGCTCGAGGGGAGAAGCGGGTGTTCGTCGCCTCATATTTGTTGGCGCATGGGCTGTTTCATCAGCGTCTCGCCGATGCCGGCGCCGACGGAGTCGCGGAACCGCTCGGCGTGGACCCGGCGATCGTTTCCCTGGTGGCCGACCGCTTCCGCAACTGCCTCCCAGCGTCCGGCGGCGCTACGCAGGAACCCGTCGAGGTGCCGCGTGAGCGGCACGGTAGAGAATCCCCGGCCTTCAGGCCGGGGAGGACGTCAATCCAGTGCTGATTGGGCGTTCTGCGGACCCATCAGCGCGGTAGCCACACCAGTTCGGCGAGTTCCCCGTCGGCTGCACCTGCGGGAACCAGCGCGAGTGCTTCGCGGCCGACGACCCCGGCCAGATGGGCGGTCCGGATGGCGGGGTCGGCGCGCCAGGCTCCGTCCGGTTCCGGAACGACCGGCAGGATGCGCACCGTGTCACTGCTGACCTCGGATGCGTTCGCGATTCGACCGAGCGGGATCGGGGTCGGACTGCGACCGGTCAAGGCAGCCACGATGGCCGGACCCGTTGTCAGAAGCGTCGCGACAGCGGCATACGGGTTTCCCGGCAGGCCGAGCACTACGCGCCCATCCGGTAGCAGGGCAGTCAGTTGGGAGCCGCCGGGCCTGCACTGCACTCTGCTCACCACCATCCGGGCCGCAGCCCGGTCGAGTGCCCCCCGCAATTGGTCGGCGGCGCCGCCACCGGTGGCACCCGCGATCACTATGAGGTCGGGCCGATGCACTTGACTGAGCAGTTCGTCGAAGCTGTCGGATGTGTCTCGCAGGTGGGTGTCGGCGATGGTACGGATTCCGCACCATGAGAGGAATTGGGGGAGAACGGGACCGAGCGCGTCCCGGGTCTGTCCTGGGCGCAGTGGGCCGTCCCGTCGAATCTCGTCCCCGGTCAGCACAACGTGCGCACGCACGGGGCCCCGAACGGCCGCGAAGGTCGCTTCCGCGCTTGCGCCCACAGAGGAGAGTGCGGGCGTGACGGCCGTTCCCTTCGCGGCGAGACGATGCCCCACCGGCCAGTCCTCGCCGGGCCGCCGCACATCGTCCCGCATCGGGGTGCCCTCTCGGCGGCGTAGTTGTTTGCCGTCGGGAGTATCTGTCCTGACCGCGAATTCGTCGCGGACGACGGTGGTTGCTCCGCTGGGTAGATGTGCACCCGTCGCGATTCGTGCGGCCTCACCCTCCTCGAGCTCGAGCTCCCCCGAGCCGCCTGCGTAGCGGATGTCGTCGCGTAGCAACCACGGTCCGTCGCCCGCGACCGCGTATCCGTCCATCGCGGACATCGAGATTCGGGGCAGCGACTCGGCCGCGACCAGTGGTTCGGCGAGCGTGGCGCCGAGTGATTCCCCGAGAGATGCGACACGCGGTGCAAGCGGGGGAACCATGTCGAGGATTGCGCGCCTGGCCTCGCCGATGGTGACCGGTGCCCCCGTGACGCCGCTGCGGGCTCGTTCGAGGTCTTCCGGGGTATCACAGTCGGTGATGCCGTCCAGGATGACGGTTTCGAATTGGTCCGGCACGAGCGCCTTCATCGGCTGATTGACGGTGGAGCCGAGGGCGCGGATCCGGTCGTTCAACGCCGCGACCCGCCACGCCGACAGCAGGAACTGCAGTCGCCCCGTTTCGTCGACCGCGAAGACGGCTTCCGTGTCGTCCAGTGCGCCCCTGAGGGTCTCGACCACCGCGGGGCTCAGGAATGGCAGATCCGAGGCGAGGAGAATCACCCGATCCGACGGTTCCGCGTCCAGCGCAGCGAGGCCGGCGGCCACGCCGGCTACCGGACCGGATCCCGGCGGATTCTCCTGGGCCTGCAGGACGGGCGGGCCGACATCGCCGCGCGGAGGTCCGACCACGACGATGCGGTGACAACCGTTGACAGCGTCGAGCGCCGTGTCGAGCATCCGGCGTCCGCCCACGACAATTGCCGGCTTGTCCACGCCGCCCATCCGCGTTGCTCGTCCGCCGGCGAGGACGATCGCGTGGACGGGTATTGTCAACTCCATTCTTTCATGCTGCCCCATGCCCGTGGTCGCTGTAGAGTGACTACGCACCGACGGCGGTCGGGGTTCGGTTGGCTGCGTGAAAAGCAACGGATCCTCCCCCCGGTGCTCTGGCATTGTCGAGTCCGTTGATCTGATAGTGGAATTGTGGGGGACGTATGGCCTTATTGGTTCGTAGATCTTTTCGCTCCGCGGCACTCGCCTCGGTATTCGCACTGGCTGTGACACTCGTCGGCGAGGCTACGTCAGGGGCGCAACCGCCTCTGGACCAAACGCCCAGTGCTGATGCGGGGTTCCTCACCCCCGATCCGGACCCCTTCTACGCGCCTCCGCCGAATATCGCCGACTACGCGCCAGGCCACGTCTTCGAGGTTCGCCGACTGCCGGACACTCCCTACTTCCCCGGAAGCACGGTGTGGGAAATCGCGTTCCGTAGCACGGACTCGCAGGACAGGCCGATCGTCGCGAACACCACCTACGTACGCCCTCCGAACCATGTGCCGGACGGCCCGGTGCTGTCCTACCAGCACATCATCAACGCGCTCGGTAGCAAGTGCAAGATCGCCAACACGCTGTACACCAGTGATCCGACTTCGAAGCTTCGCGAAGCTGTCGGTCTCAACGTTGCGCTCGCGCGCGGGTGGGCCGTGGCGTTGCCCGACCATCTGGGCCCGCGGATGGCGTACGGCGCCGCCAAGCTCGGTGGCCAGATCACTCTCGACGGTATCCGTGCCGTGCAGCAAGTTCCAGAGTTGCAGGCAACGAACAGCAAGTTCGGACTGGCCGGGTATTCCGGCGGCGGTATGGCAACGACGTGGGCAGCCGCGCTGGCGCCCACATACGCACCCGAACTCGACATCGTCGGCATCGCAGAGGGCGGAACCCCGATGAACCTGGTGAAGATGGGGGAGGGCCTGGGCGGCGATCCGCACCCCGCGTTCGGCCTTGCGATGGCCGCTGTGTTGGGGCTCGAGCGTGAGTACCCGGCTCGTGTCGACGTCACCGGCCAACTCAACGACGAGGGTCTCCGGATGAAGCAGTTGCTAGGCGACAGCTGCAGTTACGAGATCATTGCCTTCGGAGCAGGCCGCAGCGCCGCGCAAGTGACCGACAATGAGAACTTCCTCGAGGACCCGGACCTGCGG
It encodes:
- a CDS encoding lipase family protein, with amino-acid sequence MALLVRRSFRSAALASVFALAVTLVGEATSGAQPPLDQTPSADAGFLTPDPDPFYAPPPNIADYAPGHVFEVRRLPDTPYFPGSTVWEIAFRSTDSQDRPIVANTTYVRPPNHVPDGPVLSYQHIINALGSKCKIANTLYTSDPTSKLREAVGLNVALARGWAVALPDHLGPRMAYGAAKLGGQITLDGIRAVQQVPELQATNSKFGLAGYSGGGMATTWAAALAPTYAPELDIVGIAEGGTPMNLVKMGEGLGGDPHPAFGLAMAAVLGLEREYPARVDVTGQLNDEGLRMKQLLGDSCSYEIIAFGAGRSAAQVTDNENFLEDPDLRKVMEENSLELYPGVPTVPIFNWHSPTDNLVPVDSIDATLRRYCDAGTPVQTLLTPAPDHLTPAALGLPQALDWLDARFRGEPAPSTC
- a CDS encoding NTP transferase domain-containing protein is translated as MELTIPVHAIVLAGGRATRMGGVDKPAIVVGGRRMLDTALDAVNGCHRIVVVGPPRGDVGPPVLQAQENPPGSGPVAGVAAGLAALDAEPSDRVILLASDLPFLSPAVVETLRGALDDTEAVFAVDETGRLQFLLSAWRVAALNDRIRALGSTVNQPMKALVPDQFETVILDGITDCDTPEDLERARSGVTGAPVTIGEARRAILDMVPPLAPRVASLGESLGATLAEPLVAAESLPRISMSAMDGYAVAGDGPWLLRDDIRYAGGSGELELEEGEAARIATGAHLPSGATTVVRDEFAVRTDTPDGKQLRRREGTPMRDDVRRPGEDWPVGHRLAAKGTAVTPALSSVGASAEATFAAVRGPVRAHVVLTGDEIRRDGPLRPGQTRDALGPVLPQFLSWCGIRTIADTHLRDTSDSFDELLSQVHRPDLIVIAGATGGGAADQLRGALDRAAARMVVSRVQCRPGGSQLTALLPDGRVVLGLPGNPYAAVATLLTTGPAIVAALTGRSPTPIPLGRIANASEVSSDTVRILPVVPEPDGAWRADPAIRTAHLAGVVGREALALVPAGAADGELAELVWLPR